In one window of Candidatus Rokuibacteriota bacterium DNA:
- a CDS encoding CoA transferase, which translates to MKVHDSYFQWAARLFDPAWIHEKPEALRGIRVLDLSVIIFGPATADFLGELGAEVIKVEMPGQGDVTRILGGATFFWKNISVAFFGMNHSKYHVGIDMHKPEGQELIRKLAARSDILVENFKAGTLEEKFGIGYRQLREVNPRLIYVANTGFGQWGPFARGRASYDGLAQAVSGLTAITGEEGELPTKIGNYIGDWFGACMAALGALAALRWRDRTGEGQFVEMAQCEGLLRAMDWTWLYAGLTGKDRLKTGNRDPLFSPSGVYRCTDGYVAVVAGTDAEFRGLCGLLGQPELARDPRFESPASRREKTAVEALDRLIAAWCEGRTRVQIEAEARQHGVPAAPVMTARDHYESAHFRARRSVWEHEDPVYGTMVEYGPAPKLSATPARIKWAGKPVGFHNEFVLKKLLGLTDGEVRELEAKKVIGKWADRLGAKPPDAWKGEGLLQ; encoded by the coding sequence ATGAAGGTCCATGACAGTTACTTCCAGTGGGCGGCCCGGCTCTTCGACCCGGCCTGGATCCACGAGAAGCCCGAGGCCCTGCGGGGCATCCGGGTGCTCGATCTGAGCGTCATCATCTTCGGGCCCGCCACGGCCGACTTTCTGGGCGAGCTGGGTGCCGAGGTGATCAAGGTGGAGATGCCGGGGCAGGGGGATGTGACCCGCATTCTGGGGGGCGCTACCTTCTTCTGGAAGAACATCTCGGTAGCCTTCTTCGGCATGAACCACTCCAAGTACCACGTCGGCATTGACATGCACAAACCCGAGGGCCAGGAACTGATCCGAAAGCTCGCCGCCCGCTCCGATATCCTCGTTGAAAACTTCAAGGCGGGGACACTGGAGGAAAAGTTCGGGATCGGCTATCGGCAACTCAGGGAGGTGAACCCGCGCCTCATCTACGTGGCGAACACGGGGTTCGGCCAGTGGGGGCCCTTTGCCCGGGGCCGCGCCTCCTACGACGGTCTTGCCCAGGCGGTTTCAGGGCTCACCGCCATCACCGGCGAGGAAGGCGAGCTGCCCACCAAGATCGGGAACTATATCGGCGATTGGTTCGGGGCCTGCATGGCGGCCCTGGGAGCCCTGGCCGCGCTCCGCTGGCGTGACCGGACCGGCGAAGGGCAGTTCGTCGAGATGGCCCAGTGCGAGGGGCTCCTGCGCGCCATGGACTGGACCTGGCTCTACGCCGGCCTGACGGGGAAGGACCGTCTCAAGACCGGCAACCGGGATCCGCTCTTTTCGCCCTCGGGGGTGTACCGGTGCACCGACGGCTACGTCGCGGTCGTCGCGGGGACCGACGCCGAGTTCCGGGGTCTCTGCGGCCTCCTGGGGCAACCGGAGCTGGCGCGTGACCCGCGCTTCGAGTCCCCCGCCTCCCGTCGGGAGAAGACTGCCGTGGAAGCTCTGGACCGGCTGATCGCCGCGTGGTGTGAGGGGAGGACGCGCGTCCAGATCGAGGCTGAAGCCCGCCAGCACGGAGTCCCCGCGGCCCCCGTGATGACGGCCAGGGACCATTACGAGAGCGCTCACTTCCGCGCCCGCCGCTCGGTCTGGGAGCACGAAGACCCGGTGTACGGCACCATGGTGGAGTATGGACCGGCGCCCAAGCTCTCGGCGACGCCTGCGCGGATCAAGTGGGCGGGGAAGCCGGTCGGGTTCCACAACGAGTTCGTCCTGAAGAAGCTCCTGGGGCTCACCGACGGCGAGGTTCGGGAACTGGAGGCGAAAAAGGTCATCGGCAAGTGGGCGGACCGGCTGGGCGCCAAGCCGCCTGACGCGTGGAAGGGCGAGGGGCTCCTCCAGTGA
- a CDS encoding CoA transferase — protein sequence MNRAPTHAQGAGVPASEESWYDWIRAEEDPARVSEKPEALDDLLVLDLSHGHYGALLTGTYLAELGAEVVKVEPPGGEPARRWGPSDTPVDGEGLAFVTEARNRYFVTLNLETEGGRALLGGLAGRADVLIEGFAPGYLDSLGVGYRQLSELNPRLVYIACSSYGQFGPEAEGQPAEYDLIDQARSGLLYVTGDPEETPMRVGSWISAYAQAAWACVATLAALHWRCASGRGQLIDVSGAEALMRYLEYTVLLYHATGQVRERTGLYELAVFPYTFVRVKDGYAFIAGYTDPNFQAICRIMGRPELARDPRFSTTLQRTKLENEVALRQEIERWSTNFTAEEILQKVLADPGPGIVVSGPMNSPLATLREAHWWERGCFARVQDPIYGELLIQMPAWRMTRTPPRVKWSCRPVGYHNGHVYQKYFGLGPGRLAELRDQGVL from the coding sequence ATGAACCGAGCGCCCACCCACGCTCAGGGCGCGGGTGTGCCCGCCTCCGAGGAGAGCTGGTACGACTGGATCAGGGCGGAGGAAGATCCCGCGCGGGTCTCGGAGAAACCCGAGGCTCTCGATGACCTGCTCGTCCTCGATCTCTCCCACGGGCACTACGGGGCGCTCCTGACCGGGACCTATCTCGCCGAACTGGGCGCAGAGGTCGTCAAGGTCGAGCCGCCGGGAGGTGAGCCCGCGCGCCGGTGGGGGCCGTCCGATACCCCGGTCGACGGCGAGGGCTTGGCCTTCGTCACCGAGGCGCGGAACCGCTACTTTGTGACCCTGAACCTGGAAACCGAAGGCGGACGCGCGCTCCTCGGGGGGCTCGCGGGTCGCGCCGACGTGCTCATCGAGGGGTTCGCGCCGGGCTATCTCGACAGCCTTGGCGTTGGGTACCGTCAGCTCTCCGAGCTGAACCCCCGCCTCGTCTACATCGCCTGCTCGAGCTACGGCCAGTTCGGGCCTGAAGCCGAGGGCCAGCCCGCCGAGTACGATCTGATCGACCAGGCGCGGTCGGGCTTGCTCTACGTCACGGGAGACCCGGAAGAGACCCCCATGCGCGTCGGGAGCTGGATCAGCGCCTACGCCCAGGCGGCCTGGGCTTGCGTCGCCACCCTCGCGGCCCTCCACTGGCGGTGCGCCTCCGGGCGAGGCCAGCTGATCGACGTCTCCGGCGCCGAGGCGCTCATGCGGTATCTCGAATACACGGTGCTCCTCTACCACGCGACCGGACAGGTACGGGAGCGCACCGGCCTCTACGAGCTAGCGGTGTTTCCGTACACCTTCGTTCGCGTGAAGGACGGCTACGCCTTCATCGCGGGTTACACCGATCCCAACTTCCAGGCCATCTGCCGCATCATGGGTCGTCCCGAACTGGCGCGTGATCCGCGCTTCTCCACCACGCTCCAAAGGACGAAGTTGGAGAACGAGGTAGCGCTCCGTCAGGAGATCGAGCGCTGGTCGACCAACTTCACAGCGGAGGAGATTCTCCAGAAGGTCCTGGCCGACCCGGGGCCCGGGATCGTGGTCTCCGGGCCCATGAATTCGCCCTTGGCGACTCTCCGAGAAGCCCACTGGTGGGAGCGCGGGTGCTTCGCAAGAGTTCAGGACCCGATCTACGGCGAGCTTCTCATCCAGATGCCGGCCTGGCGGATGACGCGGACCCCGCCCCGGGTCAAGTGGTCATGCCGGCCGGTCGGGTACCACAACGGTCACGTCTACCAGAAGTACTTCGGCCTCGGCCCGGGGCGGCTGGCCGAGCTCAGAGATCAGGGGGTGCTCTAA
- a CDS encoding alpha/beta fold hydrolase — translation MPERGTTAGGASGAQSEAVNRWQEELTRSFLRMKNFAEMVLTPTESAVGLTPREEIYRKGKARLYRYESSRRHRTPLLFVPNLGISRPYIFDLLSGGSFVEHMTRAAFDFYLLDWGVFGPEDNYLTVDDCVTRILPRMARRVLESSSAQELSVLGYCMGAPLSASFLALHPEVPVKNFINMAGPIDFSKSGLFGRWLDRKYFDVDGFVDTLGQIPPEMIKTGFKLLKPTMDLSAGLNLWWNLWNDDYVKGFRALNKWANEYVGFPGEFFRQWVKEFYQENRLVRGELRLGGRAVRLETIRAPLLVVGAKEDYIAPPGCVRALIDAVGSRDKEYVELPGGHISLIAGRGASTYCWPKVSGWLAPRS, via the coding sequence ATGCCCGAGCGCGGGACGACAGCCGGCGGAGCTTCCGGGGCGCAGTCCGAAGCGGTGAACCGGTGGCAAGAGGAGCTGACGCGGAGCTTCCTCCGGATGAAGAACTTTGCCGAGATGGTGTTGACTCCCACGGAGTCGGCGGTCGGCCTGACGCCTCGCGAGGAGATCTACCGGAAGGGCAAGGCGCGACTCTACCGCTACGAGTCCTCCCGAAGGCACCGCACACCGCTCCTGTTTGTTCCCAACCTGGGGATTAGCCGTCCGTACATCTTCGACCTGCTGTCCGGTGGGAGCTTCGTCGAGCACATGACCCGCGCGGCGTTCGACTTCTACCTGCTGGACTGGGGGGTGTTCGGCCCCGAAGACAACTACCTGACTGTGGACGACTGCGTCACGCGCATCCTGCCGCGGATGGCCCGGAGGGTGCTGGAATCCTCAAGCGCGCAGGAACTCTCCGTGCTTGGCTACTGCATGGGCGCTCCGCTTTCGGCCTCGTTTCTGGCGCTCCATCCCGAGGTGCCGGTCAAGAACTTCATCAACATGGCAGGCCCCATCGACTTCTCGAAGTCGGGCCTCTTCGGCCGCTGGCTCGACCGGAAGTACTTCGACGTGGACGGCTTCGTGGACACCCTCGGGCAGATCCCGCCGGAGATGATCAAGACCGGCTTCAAGCTCCTGAAGCCCACCATGGACCTCTCCGCCGGGCTCAACCTCTGGTGGAACCTCTGGAACGACGACTACGTAAAGGGGTTTCGGGCCCTCAACAAGTGGGCGAACGAGTACGTGGGGTTCCCGGGCGAGTTCTTCCGCCAGTGGGTCAAGGAGTTCTATCAGGAGAACCGCCTGGTCCGGGGGGAGCTGAGGCTTGGTGGCCGGGCGGTCAGGCTCGAGACGATCCGCGCTCCACTGCTCGTCGTGGGAGCGAAGGAGGACTATATCGCGCCGCCGGGCTGCGTGCGCGCGTTGATCGACGCGGTGGGGAGCCGGGACAAGGAGTACGTGGAGCTACCCGGGGGTCACATCTCGCTGATCGCGGGTCGCGGCGCGTCGACCTACTGCTGGCCGAAAGTGTCCGGCTGGCTCGCGCCTCGCTCCTGA
- a CDS encoding MaoC family dehydratase, with amino-acid sequence MIGRTIDELAVGDAAEVSRVVTASDIAGFVDSVGDRNPIHSNPAFAATTRFGEPIAPGIWTAGLISGVLGTRLPGPGTLYETQELRFLRPVRVGDTITARVEVVDILRERNRVRVKTTCVNQLGEEVLAGEAGVLPPRTTISYVADELRVAGLGFWVLQPWAWAVRALLLWATWAALPFGAGSPSPPR; translated from the coding sequence ATGATCGGACGAACCATCGACGAGCTTGCGGTGGGCGATGCTGCCGAAGTCTCGCGCGTCGTGACGGCGAGCGACATCGCGGGGTTCGTGGATTCGGTGGGCGACCGGAATCCCATCCACTCGAACCCCGCCTTCGCCGCGACCACGCGCTTCGGCGAGCCGATCGCGCCCGGCATCTGGACGGCGGGGTTGATCTCGGGTGTCCTGGGAACGCGGCTTCCGGGGCCTGGGACCCTCTACGAGACGCAGGAGCTGAGATTCCTCAGGCCGGTCAGGGTCGGGGATACGATCACCGCGCGGGTGGAAGTGGTGGACATCCTGCGCGAACGGAACCGGGTCCGCGTGAAGACCACCTGCGTGAACCAGCTGGGCGAGGAGGTGCTCGCCGGCGAAGCGGGGGTGCTCCCGCCGCGGACTACGATCTCCTATGTCGCGGACGAGCTTCGCGTGGCGGGCCTCGGCTTCTGGGTCCTCCAGCCCTGGGCCTGGGCCGTGCGAGCACTCCTGCTCTGGGCGACGTGGGCCGCCTTGCCCTTCGGAGCGGGCTCCCCGTCGCCTCCGCGTTGA